The following coding sequences lie in one Mucilaginibacter sp. KACC 22773 genomic window:
- a CDS encoding acetylxylan esterase → MKKLTGILIACFTLLFYTAGAQQTTDGLYKKSLKQVLDEIQDRYHVKIKYTDAQVQDKWVNYAEWRFRTDVDTTLANVLTPLDLKVNKEGPGRYKLKEYEYYRWAVTDGWKELDRIASQYHDKASWEQRKALLKPQLYKALGLWPLPAKPASKPIVTPKRIFDGYTVENIAIEILPGLYINGSLYKPSKIKGRIPVILSPDGHWEHQRYRADCQLRCATLARMGVMAYSYDLFAWGESLLQFKDEDHRRSLAQSIQILGAIRILDYVSSLKETDTARIGISGGSGGGSHTVLMTALDDRIKLSAPVVSVSSYFYGGCPCESGMPVHQCGGGTDNVELAAMAAPKPQLLVSDGQDWTANMPEHDFPYLKKMYGYYGAENMVENVHLPNEGHDFGPSKRFPLYRFIAKNFHLNIKTIEDKSGNIDESKVTIEKKPAMYVFGDKGEKLPVGAIKGFNQLQKVFAAAINK, encoded by the coding sequence ATGAAAAAATTAACCGGTATACTTATAGCCTGCTTTACACTGCTGTTTTATACAGCCGGCGCCCAGCAAACCACGGATGGTCTGTACAAAAAATCATTAAAGCAAGTACTTGATGAGATCCAGGATAGGTATCATGTAAAGATTAAATACACCGATGCCCAGGTTCAGGATAAATGGGTAAACTATGCGGAATGGCGTTTCCGGACAGATGTGGATACCACGCTGGCTAATGTGCTTACCCCGCTCGATCTGAAGGTAAATAAAGAAGGCCCCGGCAGGTATAAGCTAAAGGAGTACGAATATTACCGCTGGGCGGTTACTGATGGCTGGAAAGAGTTGGATCGTATTGCATCGCAGTATCATGATAAAGCAAGCTGGGAGCAACGCAAAGCTTTGCTTAAGCCACAACTATATAAGGCTTTGGGGTTATGGCCTTTACCTGCAAAACCTGCCTCAAAACCTATCGTCACCCCAAAAAGAATATTTGATGGTTATACGGTAGAGAACATAGCTATTGAAATTTTACCGGGTTTATACATCAACGGATCGTTATATAAACCATCTAAAATAAAAGGGAGGATCCCGGTAATATTAAGTCCAGACGGGCATTGGGAGCACCAGCGCTACCGTGCCGATTGCCAGTTGCGTTGTGCCACACTGGCCCGCATGGGTGTTATGGCCTACAGCTACGACCTTTTTGCCTGGGGCGAATCGCTGTTGCAGTTTAAGGATGAAGATCATCGCCGCAGCCTTGCGCAAAGCATTCAAATTTTAGGAGCTATCAGGATATTGGATTATGTATCATCATTAAAAGAAACGGACACTGCAAGAATAGGAATCAGCGGCGGGTCCGGCGGTGGCAGCCATACCGTTTTAATGACCGCGCTGGACGACAGGATTAAGTTAAGCGCACCGGTAGTTTCCGTCTCATCCTATTTTTATGGGGGCTGCCCATGCGAAAGCGGGATGCCCGTACATCAGTGCGGAGGCGGAACCGATAATGTAGAGCTTGCCGCTATGGCCGCCCCAAAACCGCAATTGCTGGTATCTGACGGGCAGGACTGGACAGCCAATATGCCCGAACATGATTTTCCTTATCTCAAAAAAATGTATGGTTATTATGGTGCCGAAAATATGGTGGAGAATGTACATCTCCCCAATGAAGGTCACGATTTTGGGCCATCCAAAAGGTTTCCGTTGTACAGGTTCATTGCCAAAAACTTCCACCTCAATATTAAGACGATTGAAGATAAGAGCGGCAATATTGATGAATCAAAAGTAACTATTGAAAAAAAACCGGCCATGTATGTGTTTGGCGATAAAGGCGAAAAACTGCCTGTCGGCGCCATAAAAGGGTTTAATCAACTGCAAAAAGTTTTCGCGGCAGCTATAAACAAATAG
- a CDS encoding DUF3826 domain-containing protein gives MKILNIAGIAFAALLITSTLSKAQDQTAVKQVPSPEAQAKADAEIDKKANEWVSSLTLNDTAKASRVKTVVATHLKAIRDWNNSHSYESVPAGIDPATGKPLSTMDRQIIINSSLPKSVHENLMTGLRKDLNEEQVEAILDKYTIGKVAFTLAGYKAIVTDLTPVEEATILANLKQAREQAVDFKNIKQISAIFEIYKTKNEQYLNNNGRNWHQLFKAYVDAVKAKKAADAAKKTAQ, from the coding sequence ATGAAAATATTAAACATCGCGGGTATTGCATTCGCTGCATTGCTCATCACATCAACCCTAAGTAAAGCGCAGGATCAAACAGCGGTAAAGCAAGTCCCATCACCAGAAGCACAGGCTAAAGCTGATGCAGAGATTGATAAAAAAGCAAATGAATGGGTAAGCTCTCTTACCTTGAATGATACTGCGAAAGCTTCACGGGTAAAAACCGTTGTGGCTACGCACCTGAAAGCTATCCGGGATTGGAACAATAGCCACTCGTACGAATCTGTACCTGCCGGGATTGATCCGGCTACCGGCAAACCATTGAGCACTATGGACAGGCAGATCATCATCAATTCATCCCTGCCAAAATCTGTTCACGAAAACCTGATGACCGGTCTGCGCAAAGATCTTAATGAAGAACAGGTTGAAGCGATATTGGATAAATATACCATTGGCAAGGTGGCTTTTACGCTGGCAGGTTATAAAGCCATAGTTACCGATCTGACACCGGTTGAGGAAGCAACCATACTTGCCAATTTAAAGCAGGCCCGCGAGCAGGCGGTTGATTTTAAAAATATTAAACAGATCTCGGCCATTTTTGAGATCTACAAAACCAAAAACGAGCAATACCTCAACAATAATGGCCGTAACTGGCACCAGTTATTTAAAGCTTATGTAGATGCTGTTAAAGCTAAAAAAGCTGCTGATGCTGCAAAGAAAACAGCTCAATAA
- a CDS encoding sialidase family protein, protein MYKKILLIILSACTIASETFAQTNPWRKGIVKDEFIYDKAPYPECHAATIAETPKGLVASWFGGTKERNPDVCIWVSRFVKGKWTEGINVANGIQNDTLRYACWNPVLYQVPGSKLLLFYKIGPSPAKWKGYMKTSDDGGISWSAQTALPDGFLGPIKNKPVLLKDGTLLSPVSTEGKAWQVHFEASHDFGKTWTMIGPVSDGKELKAIQPSILIYKDGRLQVLCRSQNRAVLTAWSKDKGQTWSPLEKTTLPNNNSGTDAVTLKDGRQLLVYNHVLPPGTLAKGARTPLNVAVSKDGVNWYAAAILEDSPISQYSYPSVIQSADGLVHVVYTWRRQKIKHVVIDPQKLDLKEIKDGVWPKVDGYTAPVATTGETKDL, encoded by the coding sequence ATGTATAAGAAAATCTTGCTGATCATATTAAGTGCCTGCACAATAGCCAGCGAAACATTTGCCCAAACTAACCCCTGGCGCAAAGGCATTGTAAAAGATGAATTTATTTACGATAAAGCGCCTTATCCCGAATGCCATGCAGCCACCATTGCCGAAACACCCAAAGGTTTGGTGGCATCATGGTTTGGCGGAACAAAAGAGCGTAACCCCGATGTATGCATCTGGGTGAGCAGGTTTGTTAAGGGCAAATGGACTGAAGGCATTAATGTGGCCAACGGCATACAGAACGATACTTTACGCTATGCCTGCTGGAACCCTGTACTTTACCAGGTGCCGGGTAGTAAGCTGCTTTTATTTTATAAAATAGGCCCCAGCCCCGCCAAGTGGAAAGGGTATATGAAAACCTCGGACGACGGTGGAATCAGTTGGTCGGCGCAAACTGCTTTGCCGGATGGCTTTTTAGGCCCGATTAAAAACAAGCCGGTTTTGCTGAAGGATGGCACATTACTAAGCCCGGTAAGTACCGAAGGCAAAGCCTGGCAGGTGCATTTTGAAGCCAGCCATGATTTTGGTAAAACCTGGACAATGATAGGCCCTGTAAGTGACGGTAAAGAGCTGAAAGCTATCCAGCCCAGTATCCTGATCTATAAAGATGGCAGGCTGCAGGTACTTTGCCGCAGCCAGAACAGGGCGGTACTCACAGCCTGGTCAAAAGATAAGGGGCAAACCTGGTCGCCGCTCGAAAAAACAACTTTGCCCAACAACAACTCAGGCACCGATGCGGTGACATTAAAGGACGGCAGGCAGCTTTTGGTTTATAATCATGTGTTACCGCCGGGAACACTGGCAAAAGGCGCCCGTACGCCTTTAAACGTGGCTGTATCAAAAGATGGCGTTAACTGGTATGCTGCTGCGATACTTGAAGATTCACCTATCAGTCAATATTCTTATCCATCGGTGATCCAGTCGGCAGATGGACTGGTGCATGTGGTTTATACGTGGCGCAGGCAAAAAATAAAGCATGTGGTGATCGATCCCCAAAAGCTAGATCTAAAAGAAATAAAAGACGGTGTGTGGCCCAAGGTTGATGGGTACACAGCGCCTGTGGCAACAACAGGAGAGACTAAAGATCTTTAA
- a CDS encoding sugar phosphate isomerase/epimerase family protein → MKSRLILVLGVVLFTIGVAQQVIAQTPSAKQRYKVAVVDLMIIKRQKIGAFQLAKDVGADGVEVDMGGLGDRETFDNQLAKDSVRELFLNKAKELGLEIPSLGMTGFFAQSFAERPTAVKAVEDCINTMKQMNVKVGFLPLGIKGDLVKYPNLRPAIVARLKEVGKIAEKAGVVIGIETSLDARNELQLLKDIGSPAIKSYFNFQNALDNGRDLEKELQILGKMNIVMIHCTNTDGQWLQNDPEINMERVKATLDKMGWSGWLVIERSRDTKDVHNVKWNFSANATYIKSIFQTSNQ, encoded by the coding sequence ATGAAAAGCAGGTTGATATTGGTTTTGGGTGTTGTACTATTTACAATAGGGGTGGCACAACAGGTTATAGCGCAAACGCCATCGGCTAAGCAGCGGTACAAGGTAGCGGTAGTTGACCTCATGATAATCAAAAGGCAAAAAATTGGTGCGTTCCAACTTGCAAAAGATGTTGGCGCCGATGGGGTTGAGGTAGATATGGGCGGTCTTGGCGATCGCGAGACATTTGATAATCAACTGGCAAAAGATTCGGTACGGGAACTGTTTTTAAATAAAGCTAAAGAGCTGGGCCTGGAAATACCGTCATTGGGAATGACCGGTTTTTTTGCACAATCATTTGCCGAACGGCCCACCGCTGTTAAGGCTGTTGAAGATTGCATTAATACCATGAAGCAAATGAATGTAAAAGTTGGCTTTTTGCCATTGGGTATTAAAGGCGACCTGGTTAAATACCCAAACCTGCGCCCCGCAATAGTTGCCCGCTTAAAGGAAGTAGGTAAAATAGCCGAAAAAGCGGGTGTAGTTATTGGTATTGAAACTTCACTGGATGCCAGGAATGAGTTGCAGCTATTAAAAGATATAGGCTCGCCAGCCATAAAAAGCTATTTCAACTTTCAAAACGCACTTGATAATGGCCGCGACCTGGAAAAGGAATTGCAGATACTGGGCAAGATGAATATTGTAATGATACACTGTACCAATACTGATGGCCAATGGCTGCAGAACGACCCTGAAATAAACATGGAACGGGTAAAGGCAACTTTAGATAAAATGGGCTGGAGCGGCTGGCTGGTGATTGAGCGGTCGAGAGATACTAAAGATGTGCATAATGTTAAATGGAACTTTAGCGCCAATGCCACTTACATAAAATCAATTTTTCAAACATCAAACCAATAA